A window from Toxoplasma gondii ME49 chromosome IX, whole genome shotgun sequence encodes these proteins:
- a CDS encoding KRUF family protein (encoded by transcript TGME49_292390~This gene belongs to the Lysine-Arginine rich Unidentified Function (KRUF) family of Toxoplasma-expanded genes.) gives MAVRIVVAGAALLTVTCSLEQGIHNPPTLGWNSVVWDLFRHYFTVLLWWLSGSQPQRGRSATRRKRGSAAEASEPGQLGVARTVTLAGVGEVTYGELAITQLRRQAAALREEWGNEADFVRQNVGRLIVSQSAPPTQTQVKTWAKAARGRFRVRGQARVREAEQLERLASEILATLGKAGAHLRLSGSPSSPRPGTTEQASGTDSDGGASGTARGSPPPPTSTNDYCRAGIQQLRNQAAAIKHTYSSKDAFVARQVAARMARSENPYPRECVVRQWRYQATHYFNRQATLRMDEAAALEAQAMAWENRLTAGALTQDDPCEGDPRRHRQKRQVPVEATSTAASSDPSVSSSPTAAETRGSLAGTLLGSTVELEGIGKVPYVQLAIEALSRRAAYLRSHWENEDDYIREKIAEEMLQHDVRSPSQRQLRRWIKAARRRYCARGPARADEAAGLMNLADDLTKRAAAAGIPLRSSQEHTAQAVKSGECLPSAQGEGPSAGPRHSPATGEPPTTFAHIAIAVLRSEAQFLRSLWYCGEAQAVAQHVALRMVRQGDPSPSPKVQRYWEHTQQDFFRRRLRVRQDHVRQLEARALALEQELQSLLSATRGHEAAPSREAESTGKSSETPKSGKRKAKTKHLSQTPSASAGEGTSSAGEGTSSAGAASMPRSLWLTPVVALPLRAPRQGPWWPGAEAPVAGRQVSPTAEPQPKRARRSRETSGRSPPTASGPSVGTGGQLPAQLGPASAASATPAAESDGGSSETVPAPPKKQMLLQFLATQIAAGTPSPPPPVPTVRPRSPASTASAGPPLAARPHPSLPQPARQAERPGRVSSDREPRALPLKKRPLRTPLPLVHSSPTSTTQHERDPPVSGAHTTAGTEPSSGVQPPPSGKHT, from the exons ATGGCTGTTCGGATCGTTGTCGCGGGCGCCGCCCTCTTGACAGTCACCTGCTCCTTGGAGCAAGGCATTCACAACCCACCAACACTCGGCTGGAACTCTGTAGTCTGGGATCTCTTCCGTCACTATTTCACG GTGCTGCTGTGGTGGTTATCAGGCAGCCAGCCCCAACGCGGCAGATCCGCCACGAGACGGAAGAGGGGCTCTGCGGCGGAAGCGTCTGAACCGGGGCAACTTGGAGTCGCCCGTACAGTTACTCTTGCTGGCGTGGGCGAGGTCACATATGGCGAGCTTGCGATTACACAACTGAGGCGCCAGGCGGCCGCGTTACGGGAGGAATGGGGGAATGAGGCAGACTTCGTGAGACAGAACGTTGGACGGCTCATCGTTAGTCAGTCAGCTCCTCCTACTCAGACGCAGGTCAAGACGTGGGCTAAGGCTGCTAGAGGCAGGTTTCGAGTGCGCGGCCAGGCACGCGTGCGCGAGGCGGAGCAGCTGGAGCGTTTGGCAAGCGAGATACTGGCGACACTGGGAAAAGCTGGTGCTCATCTACGACTGTCAGGAAGTCCCAGTTCGCCGCGACCAGGAACGACTGAACAAGCCTCCGGAACAGACAGCGACGGAGGCGCGTCAG GTACGGCACGCGGCAGTCCACCCCCTCCTACAAGCACAAACGACTATTGCAGGGCCGGCATTCAGCAACTGCGGAATCAAGCGGCGGCTATCAAGCACACATACAGTAGTAAAGATGCCTTCGTTGCGCGACAAGTTGCAGCACGGATGGCGCGGAGTGAGAACCCATATCCGCGCGAGTGCGTCGTTCGTCAGTGGCGATACCAAGCAACTCATTACTTCAATAGGCAAGCGACACTCCGGATGGACGAAGCAGCGGCGCTAGAGGCCCAGGCGATGGCCTGGGAGAACAGACTGACCGCAGGCGCCCTCACGCAGGATGACCCCTGCGAAG GCGACCCCCGACGCCACCGTCAGAAACGCCAGGTGCCAGTAGAGGCCACGTCCACCGCCGCCTCGAGTGACCCATCTGTGAGCAGTTCTCCTACCGCTGCCGAGACGAGGGGCTCACTAGCTGGAACACTGCTTGGCAGTACTGTTGAGCTGGAGGGCATTGGCAAGGTGCCTTACGTTCAACTTGCCATAGAGGCGCTATCCCGTCGTGCTGCATATTTACGGAGTCACTGGGAAAACGAGGACGACTACATAAGAGAAAAAATCGCCGAGGAAATGCTGCAGCATGACGTTCGATCTCCGTCACAACGGCAACTCCGCAGGTGGATCAAGGCCGCGCGAAGACGCTACTGCGCCCGCGGGCCCGCCCGAGCTGACGAGGCTGCCGGCTTGATGAATCTGGCCGATGATCTAACGAAGAGGGCTGCCGCAGCAGGCATCCCGCTACGAAGCTCCCAGGAACACACTGCGCAGGCAGTGAAATCTGGTGAATGCCTTCCATCTGCGCAGGGCGAAGGACCCTCAGCAG GACCTCGACATAGTCCCGCAACTGGAGAGCCTCCCACAACGTTCGCGCACATTGCTATTGCCGTATTACGGAGCGAGGCGCAGTTCCTACGGTCCCTCTGGTactgtggagaggcgcaAGCGGTTGCGCAGCACGTCGCGCTGCGCATGGTCCGTCAGGGCGACCCATCGCCATCCCCGAAGGTACAACGATATTGGGAGCACACACAACAGGACTTTTTCAGGCGCCGCCTGCGCGTGCGGCAAGATCATGTGCGTCAACTCGAAGCTCGAGCACTCGCCCTGGAACAGGAACTTCAGAGCCTGCTCTCGGCTACACGCGGCCACGAGGCAGCTCCGTCGCGTGAGGCTGAATCGACTG GGAAATCCTCCGAGACTCCCAAGtctggaaaaaggaaagcaaaaACCAAACACCTCTCTCAGACTCCGTCCGCGAGCGCCGGTGAAGGCACCTCGAGCGCCGGTGAAGGCACCTCGAGCGCCGGCGCCGCGAGCATGCCGAGATCGCTCTGGCTAACTCCAGTCGTCGCCCTCCCCCTACGAGCACCTCGACAGGGCCCGTGGTGGCCGGGTGCCGAAGCCCCTGTTGCAGGTCGGCAGGTCTCCCCAACTGCCGAACCACAGCCGAAGAGAGCTAGACGTTCCAGAGAAACGTCAGGTCGGTCGCCGCCAACGGCGTCTGGCCCTTCTGTGGGTACAGGAGGCCAGCTGCCAGCACAACTAGGCCCAGCATCCGCTGCGTCGGCTACACCTGCCGCTGAATCAGACGGTGGGTCAAGTGAGACTGTACCAGCCCCGCCCAAAAAGCAAATGCTCCTCCAATTTCTAGCAACTCAAATCGCTGCAGGCACGCCATCGCCCCCCCCTCCAGTCCCAACGGTTCGGCCTCGTTCGCCGGCGTCAACAGCGTCTGCAGGGCCGCCTCTGGCCGCACGCCCCCACCCGTCGCTCCCCCAACCAGCAAGACAAGCTGAGCGGCCCGGGCGCGTCTCTAGCGACAGAGAGCCAAGGGCACTGCCGCTCAAGAAGCGCCCACTCCGCACcccccttcctctcgtccACTCCTCGCCTACCAGCACCACCCAGCACGAACGGGACCCGCCTGTGTCTGGAGCTCATACTACAGCAGGGACCGAGCCCTCATCTGGTGTTCAGCCACCACCTTCGGGCAAGCATACATGA
- a CDS encoding KRUF family protein (encoded by transcript TGME49_210600~This gene belongs to the Lysine-Arginine rich Unidentified Function (KRUF) family of Toxoplasma-expanded genes.): MVARLAVVGVALVAVTFPLPQNIQVPLRPGRTPVTWILTRHLCSALVAFRQITGPFLRAHAAHTPHDDQDPPRDSRRHQRGHTPRQGQEEEELLAASSSKATGTHDPSHATEAAAPVPAESTASPTSQPCEPSSQPQRGRSATRRKRGSAAEASEPGQLGVARTVTLAGVGEVTYGELAITQLRRQAAALREEWGSEADFVRQKVGRLIVSQSAPPTQEQIRMWSKWAQSRFRVRGQARVREAEQLERLASEILATLEKAGAHLRLPGSPSSPRPGTTEQASRTDSDGGASGTARGSPPPPTSTNDYCRTGIQQLRNQAAVMRHTYSSKDAFVARQVAARMARSENLYPPECVVREWRYQATQHFSRRATLRMDEAAALEARATAWENRLTAGALTQDDPCEGTSGVTQPSERAPKPQRTPGRPGALVFLNESRRQCDPDTSSLRNRCPAVAQAFRDPRRHRQKRQVPVEATSTAASSDPSVSSSPTAAETRGSLAGTLLGSTVELEGIGKVPYVQLAIDALSRRAAYLKSIWESSDQYVRLKIAEQMVQHNVRYPAADQLRTWIRAARKLYDNRKGVRTQEAAELMNLADDLTTRAAAAGIPLRSSQERTAQAAKSGEHLPSAQGEGPSVGPRHSTATGEPPTTFAHLAIAVLRSQAQFLRSLWYCGEAHAVAQHLALRMVRQGDPSPPPKVQRYWEHTRRECYRRHLRERQEHVRQLEARALALEQELQSLLSATRGHEAAPSREAESTGKSSETPKSGKRKAKTKHLSQTPSASAGEGTSSAGEGTSSAGAASMPRSLWLTPVVALPLRAPRQGPWWPGAEAPVAGRQVSPTDEPQPKRARRSRETSGRSPPTASGPSVGTGGQLPAQLGPASAASATPAAESDGGSSETVPAAPKKRMLLQFLATQIAAGTPSPPHPVPTVRPRSPASTASAGPPLAARPHPSLPQPARQAERPGRVSSDREPRALPLKKRPLRTPLHLVHSSPTSTTQHERGPPGLELTLQQGPSPHLVXXXXXXXXXXXXXXXXXXXXXXXRRMVWCVGVAHHTQRFGSAYCRPTDISFVWTAQGLALRLLSHRKGIYLPTDPTTFFQRGGYFAYRHSSVHFI, from the exons ATGGTGGCCCGGCTCGCTGTCGTAGGAGTCGCCCTCGTGGCAGTCACCTTCCCCTTGCCGCAAAACATCCAAGTTCCGCTGAGGCCCGGGCGGACCCCCGTCACTTGGATTCTCACCCGTCACTTGTGCTCGGCGCTCGTCGCCTTTCGACAGATCACCGGCCCTTTTCTCCGTGCTCACGCGGCCCACACTCCACACGACGATCAGGACCCCCCCCGTGATAGTCGTCGTCACCAGCGTGGTCATACGCCGAGGCaagggcaagaagaagaagaattgCTTGCCGCCAGCTCATCCAAGGCGACTGGGACTCATGACCCCTCACACGCAACTGAAGCAGCAGCCCCCGTACCGGCGGAAAGCACAGCCAGTCCCACGTCCCAACCGTGTGAACCCA GCAGCCAGCCCCAACGCGGCAGATCCGCCACGAGACGGAAGAGGGGCTCTGCGGCGGAAGCGTCTGAACCGGGGCAACTTGGAGTCGCCCGTACAGTTACTCTTGCTGGCGTGGGCGAGGTCACATATGGCGAGCTTGCGATTACACAACTGAGGCGCCAGGCGGCCGCGTTACGGGAGGAATGGGGGAGTGAGGCTGACTTCGTGAGACAGAAAGTTGGACGGCTCATCGTTAGTCAGTCAGCTCCTCCTACTCAGGAGCAGATCAGGATGTGGTCCAAGTGGGCGCAATCCAGGTTTCGAGTGCGCGGCCAGGCACGCGTGCGCGAGGCGGAGCAGCTGGAGCGTTTGGCAAGCGAGATACTGGCGACACTGGAAAAAGCTGGTGCTCATCTACGACTGCCAGGAAGTCCCAGTTCGCCGCGACCAGGAACGACTGAACAAGCCTCCAGAACAGACAGCGACGGAGGCGCATCAG GTACGGCACGCGGCAGTCCACCCCCTCCTACAAGCACAAACGATTATTGCAGGACCGGCATTCAGCAACTGCGGAATCAAGCGGCGGTTATGAGGCACACATACAGTAGTAAAGACGCCTTCGTTGCGCGACAAGTTGCAGCACGGATGGCGCGGAGTGAGAACCTATATCCGCCCGAGTGCGTCGTTCGTGAGTGGCGATATCAAGCAACGCAACACTTCAGTAGGCGAGCGACACTCCGGATGGACGAAGCAGCAGCGCTAGAGGCCAGGGCGACGGCGTGGGAGAACAGACTGACCGCAGGCGCCCTCACGCAGGACGACCCCTGCGAAGGTACCTCGGGTGTCACACAGCCATCTGAACGAGCACCGAAACCACAGCGTACACCAGGCCGTCCAGGTGCGCTCGTCTTCCTGAATGAATCAAGGCGTCAGTGCGACCCCGATACAAGCAGTCTTCGAAACCGGTGTCCGGCCGTTGCTCAGGCATTTC GCGACCCCCGACGCCACCGTCAGAAACGCCAGGTGCCAGTAGAGGCCACGTCCACCGCCGCCTCGAGTGACCCATCTGTGAGCAGTTCTCCTACCGCTGCCGAGACGAGGGGCTCACTAGCTGGAACACTGCTTGGCAGTACTGTTGAGCTGGAGGGCATTGGCAAGGTGCCTTACGTTCAACTTGCCATAGATGCTCTATCTCGTCGAGCTGCTTATTTGAAAAGCATATGGGAGAGCAGTGATCAGTACGTTAGGCTTAAGATAGCCGAACAAATGGTGCAGCATAACGTGCGATATCCGGCGGCTGATCAACTCCGCACTTGGATCCGCGCCGCACGAAAGCTCTACGACAACCGCAAGGGCGTTCGCACTCAAGAAGCTGCCGAGTTGATGAATCTGGCCGATGATCTAACGACGAGGGCTGCCGCAGCAGGCATCCCGCTACGAAGCTCCCAGGAACGCACTGCGCAGGCAGCGAAATCTGGTGAACACCTTCCATCTGCGCAGGGCGAAGGACCCTCAGTCG GACCTCGACATAGTACCGCAACTGGAGAGCCTCCCACAACGTTCGCGCACCTTGCCATTGCCGTATTACGGAGCCAGGCGCAATTCCTACGGTCCCTCTGGTactgtggagaggcgcaCGCGGTTGCGCAGCACCTCGCGTTGCGCATGGTCCGTCAGGGCGACCCATCGCCACCCCCGAAGGTACAACGGTATTGGGAGCACACCCGACGAGAATGCTATAGACGCCATTTGCGCGAGAGGCAAGAACATGTGCGTCAACTCGAAGCTCGAGCACTCGCCCTGGAACAGGAACTTCAGAGCCTGCTCTCGGCTACACGCGGCCACGAGGCAGCTCCGTCGCGTGAGGCTGAATCGACTG GGAAATCCTCCGAGACTCCCAAGtctggaaaaaggaaagcaaaaACCAAACACCTCTCTCAGACTCCGTCCGCGAGCGCCGGTGAAGGCACCTCGAGCGCCGGTGAAGGCACCTCGAGCGCCGGCGCCGCGAGCATGCCGAGATCGCTCTGGCTAACTCCAGTCGTCGCCCTCCCCCTACGAGCACCTCGACAGGGCCCGTGGTGGCCGGGTGCCGAAGCCCCTGTTGCAGGTCGGCAGGTCTCCCCAACTGACGAACCACAGCCGAAGAGAGCTAGACGTTCCAGAGAAACGTCAGGTCGGTCGCCGCCAACGGCGTCCGGCCCTTCTGTGGGTACAGGAGGCCAGCTGCCAGCACAACTAGGCCCAGCATCCGCTGCGTCGGCTACACCTGCCGCTGAATCAGACGGTGGGTCAAGTGAGACTGTACCAGCCGCGCCCAAAAAGCGAATGCTCCTCCAATTTCTAGCAACTCAAATCGCTGCAGGCACGCCATCGCCCCCCCATCCAGTCCCAACGGTTCGGCCTCGTTCGCCGGCGTCAACAGCGTCTGCAGGGCCGCCTCTGGCCGCACGCCCCCACCCGTCGCTCCCCCAACCAGCAAGACAAGCCGAGCGGCCCGGGCGCGTCTCTAGCGACAGAGAGCCAAGGGCACTGCCGCTCAAGAAGCGCCCACTCCGCACCCCCCTTCATCTCGTCCACTCCTCGCCTACCAGCACCACCCAGCACGAAAGGGGCCCGCCTGGTCTGGAGCTCACACTACAGCAGGGACCGAGCCCTCATCTGGTNNNNNNNNNNNNNNNNNNNNNNNNNNNNNNNNNNNNNNNNNNNNNNNNNNNNNNNNNNNNNNNNNNNNNACGGAGGATGGTATGGTGCGTCGGAGTTGCGCATCACACGCAGAGGTTCGGCAGTGCCTACTGCAGACCTACTGACATCTCCTTCGTGTGGACGGCGCAAGGACTAGCTCTTCGGTTACTGTCCCACCGAAAGGGCATCTACCTCCCTACAGATCCCACTACGTTCTTTCAACGGGGCGGGTATTTCGCCTACCGTCACAGTTCTGTGCATTTCATTTGA